Proteins from one Nomia melanderi isolate GNS246 chromosome 3, iyNomMela1, whole genome shotgun sequence genomic window:
- the Grip91 gene encoding gamma-tubulin complex component 3 isoform X1 has translation MNISEAEIIGDLVQKLIISLCGEQKTELIRKWMRFALEVLASSQGLEVLQEDEITLACHIKDKLSLNDAVQFDKLFHELKDGPLRNRAQVLVFLMSMCESTDRLKRKIFSIPDLKLGLSSSAASSAAPTPDVHVPSQIVSMSNTERSTRDLLARPNKILGEEYISEDILVQDIIYSFQGIEGKILKLDSNYGFQIDPMLNIDRSRKQSTLRLSELGYLHNIVQKGLERISAASSGQVADSFVAAMHSKLSEYYRFIATIQEEVNRADLQSGLYKVTLSHLHLWAYEPLETLKWLASIVRTCQGQKGGALASAVYEFSNYGDADVKKLVKEILESVCDPLYSMLIKWIANGELDDPYREFFIETCADITGERMWHEKYQVRSSMLPSFITKTQAKKILGTGKSINFLREVCKDITPWQGKHTNVFKNFTEEYKVDVLFDMDPDGRLQNMMDAAYKATSTRVVEVLTKQYHFMDHLHAIKGYLLLGQGHFIQHLMHLLELELDKPASSLYPHNISSILETGIRATSAKIDDLDLHGRLDVRLLAPSENETGWDVFILDYNVGGPIGTILEPYREVYQTIFFALWRAKRMESILCAIWKRQITSAKMFRKMPEVSTIQTHIHLITSSMVHLVHQMQYFFLFEVIECSWDAFAKQLVQAVSLDDIIAAHAYFIDTIRRGTFLDEKSQELMDHLRSVYGPILDLQNLEETFLKTATREYKARLNESVSLDAAYSGADRLQPIDENDAEVTKRQAAFLKYLNTLFIQLRLLSRTYQDRVKKFLIMLASAEDVSLQLLSVRLDFNEYYKSKDNRLVAPLTYLHRR, from the exons atgaatatatcagAAGCAGAAATCATAGGCGATCTTGTTCAAAAACTGATTATTTCTCTGTGTGGAGAACAGAAAACAG AATTAATCAGAAAATGGATGCGATTTGCTCTCGAAGTACTAGCGTCGTCTCAAGGATTAGAGGTATTGCAAGAAGACGAAATCACTCTGGCTTGTCATATAAAAGACAAGTTGTCCCTTAATGATGCAGTGCAGTTTGACAAATTATTTCATGAGTTAAAGGATGGG CCACTGAGAAACAGAGCTCAAGTTCTTGTGTTTTTGATGAGTATGTGTGAAAGCACTGATCGTctaaagagaaaaatattctccattCCTGACTTGAAATTGGGCTTAAGCTCGTCTGCTGCATCTTCCGCTG cTCCGACGCCAGACGTGCATGTGCCATCGCAAATAGTGTCTATGAGTAACACAGAAAGAAGTACGAGGGATTTATTGGCGAGACCTAATAAAATACTCGGTGAAGAGTATATATCAGAGGATATATTAGTTCAGGATATTATATACTCGTTTCAAGGCATTgaaggaaaaatattaaaattagattCGAATTATGGTTTCCAAATAGAtccaatgttaaatattgaCAGATCTCGGAAACAATCCACGTTGAGATTGAGCGAACTCGGCTATTTACACAATATAGTACAAAAAGGTTTGGAAAGAATATCAGCTGCTTCGAGTGGTCAAGTAGCTGACAGTTTCGTTGCTGCGATGCATTCCAAGTTATCCGAATATTACCGATTCATAGCTACTATTCAAGAGGAAGTAAATAG AGCGGATTTGCAATCAGGATTATACAAAGTTACTTTATCACATTTGCACCTTTGGGCATACGAACCTTTAGAAACTTTAAAATGGTTGGCAAGTATAGTGAGAACTTGTCAAGGTCAAAAGGGTGGCGCTCTTGCGTCTGCTGTATACGAATTCAGCAATTACGGAGATGCAGATGTTAAAAAGTTGGTGAAAGAAATCTTGGAAAGTGTCTGCGATCCTTTATACAGTATGTTAATAAAGTGGATCGCTAACGGAGAATTAGATGATCCATACAGGGAATTCTTTATTGAAACTTGCGCCGATATTACCGGAGAAAGAATGTGGCACGAAAAATATCAAGTTCGTAGTAGCATGCTTCCATCTTTTATTACAAAAACGCAGGCTAAAAAGATTTTGGGTACAGGGAagagtattaattttttacgcgAAGTCTGTAAAGATATTACACCGTGGCAAGGGAAACACACGAAtgtgtttaaaaattttactgaGGAATATAAAG TTGATGTTCTGTTCGATATGGATCCTGACGGTCGATTACAAAATATGATGGACGCGGCTTATAAAGCAACGTCAACCAGAGTAGTTGAAGTATTAACAAAGCAATACCATTTTATGGATCATTTACATGCTATTAAAGGTTATCTTTTACTAGGACAAGGACATTTTATTCAACATCTCATGCATTTGTTAGA GTTAGAATTAGATAAACCTGCCAGTTCATTATATCCGCATAATATATCTTCCATCTTGGAAACGGGAATAAGAGCAACTAGTGCGAAAATAGACGACTTGGATCTACATGGGAGACTCGATGTAAGATTGTTAGCGCCGTCAGAAAATGAAACTGGCTGGGATGTTTTTATTCTTGATTATAATGTAGGCGGACCCATTGGAACG ATCCTGGAACCTTATAGAGAagtgtatcaaactatattctTTGCATTGTGGAGAGCTAAACGAATGGAATCTATATTGTGCGCAATTTGGAAGCGTCAAATAACTTCGGCAAAAATGTTTCGTAAAATGCCGGAAGTTTCAACAATTCAGACTCATATACATTTAATTACGAGTAGTATGGTTCATTTGGTTCACCAAATGcaatatttcttcttatttgaG GTCATCGAATGTTCCTGGGATGCATTTGCGAAACAGCTTGTGCAAGCAGTTTCACTAGATGATATAATTGCTGCCCACGCTTATTTCATAGACACAATAAGACGCGGTACTTTTCTCGATGAAAAATCTCAA GAGCTGATGGACCATTTACGTTCAGTGTATGGTCCAATTTTAGACTTACAGAATCTCGAAGAAACATTTCTGAAAACCGCTACACGCGAATACAAAGCGAGATTAAACGAAAGCGTTTCGTTGGACGCTGCATATTCAGGGGCAGATCGATTACAACCGATAGATGAAAATGATGCAGAAGTAACTAAACGTCAAGCTgcctttctaaaatatttaaataccctTTTCATTCAACTTAGATTACTTTCAAGGACATATCAG GATAGAGTAAAGAAATTTCTCATAATGCTCGCATCTGCTGAAGATGTTTCCTTACAGTTGTTAAGCGTGCGATTAGATTTTAATGAGTATTATAAAAGTAAAGATAATCGTCTTGTTGCACCACTAACATATCTACACCGAAGATAA
- the Grip91 gene encoding gamma-tubulin complex component 3 isoform X2, translated as MSNTERSTRDLLARPNKILGEEYISEDILVQDIIYSFQGIEGKILKLDSNYGFQIDPMLNIDRSRKQSTLRLSELGYLHNIVQKGLERISAASSGQVADSFVAAMHSKLSEYYRFIATIQEEVNRADLQSGLYKVTLSHLHLWAYEPLETLKWLASIVRTCQGQKGGALASAVYEFSNYGDADVKKLVKEILESVCDPLYSMLIKWIANGELDDPYREFFIETCADITGERMWHEKYQVRSSMLPSFITKTQAKKILGTGKSINFLREVCKDITPWQGKHTNVFKNFTEEYKVDVLFDMDPDGRLQNMMDAAYKATSTRVVEVLTKQYHFMDHLHAIKGYLLLGQGHFIQHLMHLLELELDKPASSLYPHNISSILETGIRATSAKIDDLDLHGRLDVRLLAPSENETGWDVFILDYNVGGPIGTILEPYREVYQTIFFALWRAKRMESILCAIWKRQITSAKMFRKMPEVSTIQTHIHLITSSMVHLVHQMQYFFLFEVIECSWDAFAKQLVQAVSLDDIIAAHAYFIDTIRRGTFLDEKSQELMDHLRSVYGPILDLQNLEETFLKTATREYKARLNESVSLDAAYSGADRLQPIDENDAEVTKRQAAFLKYLNTLFIQLRLLSRTYQDRVKKFLIMLASAEDVSLQLLSVRLDFNEYYKSKDNRLVAPLTYLHRR; from the exons ATGAGTAACACAGAAAGAAGTACGAGGGATTTATTGGCGAGACCTAATAAAATACTCGGTGAAGAGTATATATCAGAGGATATATTAGTTCAGGATATTATATACTCGTTTCAAGGCATTgaaggaaaaatattaaaattagattCGAATTATGGTTTCCAAATAGAtccaatgttaaatattgaCAGATCTCGGAAACAATCCACGTTGAGATTGAGCGAACTCGGCTATTTACACAATATAGTACAAAAAGGTTTGGAAAGAATATCAGCTGCTTCGAGTGGTCAAGTAGCTGACAGTTTCGTTGCTGCGATGCATTCCAAGTTATCCGAATATTACCGATTCATAGCTACTATTCAAGAGGAAGTAAATAG AGCGGATTTGCAATCAGGATTATACAAAGTTACTTTATCACATTTGCACCTTTGGGCATACGAACCTTTAGAAACTTTAAAATGGTTGGCAAGTATAGTGAGAACTTGTCAAGGTCAAAAGGGTGGCGCTCTTGCGTCTGCTGTATACGAATTCAGCAATTACGGAGATGCAGATGTTAAAAAGTTGGTGAAAGAAATCTTGGAAAGTGTCTGCGATCCTTTATACAGTATGTTAATAAAGTGGATCGCTAACGGAGAATTAGATGATCCATACAGGGAATTCTTTATTGAAACTTGCGCCGATATTACCGGAGAAAGAATGTGGCACGAAAAATATCAAGTTCGTAGTAGCATGCTTCCATCTTTTATTACAAAAACGCAGGCTAAAAAGATTTTGGGTACAGGGAagagtattaattttttacgcgAAGTCTGTAAAGATATTACACCGTGGCAAGGGAAACACACGAAtgtgtttaaaaattttactgaGGAATATAAAG TTGATGTTCTGTTCGATATGGATCCTGACGGTCGATTACAAAATATGATGGACGCGGCTTATAAAGCAACGTCAACCAGAGTAGTTGAAGTATTAACAAAGCAATACCATTTTATGGATCATTTACATGCTATTAAAGGTTATCTTTTACTAGGACAAGGACATTTTATTCAACATCTCATGCATTTGTTAGA GTTAGAATTAGATAAACCTGCCAGTTCATTATATCCGCATAATATATCTTCCATCTTGGAAACGGGAATAAGAGCAACTAGTGCGAAAATAGACGACTTGGATCTACATGGGAGACTCGATGTAAGATTGTTAGCGCCGTCAGAAAATGAAACTGGCTGGGATGTTTTTATTCTTGATTATAATGTAGGCGGACCCATTGGAACG ATCCTGGAACCTTATAGAGAagtgtatcaaactatattctTTGCATTGTGGAGAGCTAAACGAATGGAATCTATATTGTGCGCAATTTGGAAGCGTCAAATAACTTCGGCAAAAATGTTTCGTAAAATGCCGGAAGTTTCAACAATTCAGACTCATATACATTTAATTACGAGTAGTATGGTTCATTTGGTTCACCAAATGcaatatttcttcttatttgaG GTCATCGAATGTTCCTGGGATGCATTTGCGAAACAGCTTGTGCAAGCAGTTTCACTAGATGATATAATTGCTGCCCACGCTTATTTCATAGACACAATAAGACGCGGTACTTTTCTCGATGAAAAATCTCAA GAGCTGATGGACCATTTACGTTCAGTGTATGGTCCAATTTTAGACTTACAGAATCTCGAAGAAACATTTCTGAAAACCGCTACACGCGAATACAAAGCGAGATTAAACGAAAGCGTTTCGTTGGACGCTGCATATTCAGGGGCAGATCGATTACAACCGATAGATGAAAATGATGCAGAAGTAACTAAACGTCAAGCTgcctttctaaaatatttaaataccctTTTCATTCAACTTAGATTACTTTCAAGGACATATCAG GATAGAGTAAAGAAATTTCTCATAATGCTCGCATCTGCTGAAGATGTTTCCTTACAGTTGTTAAGCGTGCGATTAGATTTTAATGAGTATTATAAAAGTAAAGATAATCGTCTTGTTGCACCACTAACATATCTACACCGAAGATAA